The nucleotide window ATGCACTGAGTGAATTATTACAAGCTGCTCCGTCAGCACCAAGCGAAACTGAAATCCCTTCCTTTAAATATTTGGGAATGTCAGCAATGCCCGATGCAAGTTTTAAATTAGCCGATGGACAGTGGGCTATTCGTGTATTTGTCTTTTTTAATTTTTCTATTTCTTGTTCATTGGTGTGAACACAGTGCGCCAGCACAGTGTGATCGTCAAGCAAATCTAAATTGTTAAAATGAAGAATGTTTTCGACGCCAAACCTTTTGCGAACTTCTTCTATTTCATTTTTATTTTCAGATGAATGTGTGTGATACAAACTGCCGGGAAAATCTTTCATCATTTGCTTTGATTCAATCATTAATTCATTTGAACATGAAAGAACAAAGCGTGGAGAAAATGCAAATTTTATTTTTCCGTTTTGAGAATTGTGAAATTGTTTTGCAAGGTCCCCCGTCATCTTCAATTGGTCGAAAGTGCCTGATTTGAATTGAGGATAAATATCGTTAACATCCATTAAACAATTACCTGCATAAGCGCGCTGCTTCGAATTAATTAATTCTTCAAAAATAAATTCTTCAAATCGCAGTGAACCCATATCAAGAAGTGTCGTAGTGCCTCCGCGCTGAAGTTCATTCAACCCAATTTGGGCTGAAACTTTTATCGAATTTTTATTATGAGCATTCTCAAGCGGAAATATTCGCTTGCCAAGCCAGTCAAGAAGCTGGATATCATCAGCGAAGCCGCGAAATAGTGATTGACACAGATGAATATGAGTTTGAACAAACCCGGGAATTACTGTTAGATTATCGAGATAAATTATTTCTCCGTTGAATAAATCAAAATTATTTTTACTTCTCGGTTCAACAGCAGAAATCACTCCATCTGTGATTTCGATATAATGATCGCGAAGGATTCTTTCATCGGCATCAACACAAATAATTTGTTTTGGGATAAGTATCTTTTTATTCATTCTTCGATTCTTCAAAAATTTCATCCATCATTTCAAATGCATATCTTAAGTGCGGAATTACGATTGAGCCGCCGACAATCAATGCGATGTTGAACGACTCCATTAGTTCCTGTCTCGTAGCCCCCTCCTGAATAGAGCGGTCAATATGGTAGAAAATGCAATCATTACAACGCAGCACCATTGAAGCGACAAGCCCCATTAGTTCTTTCGTCTTCGCTGGCAATGCACCGTCAATGTAAGCCTTGTTATCAAGGGCAAAGAATTTATTGTAATCTCTAAACCCGGAGTTCAGGATTTTATCATTCATATCTGTTCGGTATTTCCGTGTTTCGGAAGTAGTCTTTTTCATTTTAAATTCTTTCGGTGTTAGTTAAAGATCAAATTTATTTTTTTCGGGGTCGTAAGAAACTTCAAGTGTTCGAGGATCAACTTTATCTTCCTCATCTTCCCAATCATATTTTTTCGGCGGATCAATTTTTCGATAAATGAATGCAGAAATAATTCCCGATAATGCACCAAATGCGTGTGATTCCCATGAAATATTTTCCTGACCCGGAAAGATTCCCCAAACAAGTCCGCCGTAAAGAAAAATTACTACCAACGCAAGTGAAATAGATTTGTTGTCTCTCCTGAATAATCCGCTGAAAAAAATAAACGCAACAAACCCATAAACAATTCCGCTGGCACCAATGTGATATGCCGTTCGAGCGAACATCCAAACTAAACTACCGGTTAGGAGATAGACAAGCAGAATGACTTTGTAAGCGGCATGAGGATAGAAATAAAACACACCGTAGCCAAGCACTATTAGTGGAAGTGTATTAGAAAATAAATGGCTGAAATTTTCATGGATGAGAGGCGAAAAAAAAATTCCAACCAATCCACTGATTTCTCTTGGCAGAACACCGAGAGTAACAAAACTTAAATTAAATAGAACTGATACTAAATAAACTATCCAAATTACAATCGGAAATATCAGCGGGATCAGAAATTTTTTTCTTAGAATATTCTGCATCTGATGACAATCTGCTTATCTCATCAGAATAAATTTTTTAACTTCAGAAAATTCACCAGCCTTTAATTGATACAGATAAACACCGCTTGATAATGTAGAATTTACAATATATAATTTTGTGTGATTCCCAGCTTCCTGATATTCATTAACCAGCGATTCTATTTCTTCACCAAGGGAATTGAATATTTTTAATTGGACTAATCCACCAGCAGGTAACTGCCAACTGATAATAGTACTCGGGTTAAATGGATTTGGATAATTCTGTTCAAGCGAAAATATTGAAGGAGAATTAATTTCAACTTCAATATTATTTGAATATTCAAAGCTTCCATCAAAATCAATTTGCTTTAATCTGTATTGATATTTTCCTGATGATAGATTCTCATCTTTAAAAGAATAGGTTTGTTTTTCCGAAGTAGTTCCGTGACCCGGAATAAAACCAATTATTTGCCAATCTTCATTGCTGACTGAAGTCTTTGGACTGAGGAC belongs to Ignavibacteriales bacterium and includes:
- a CDS encoding carboxymuconolactone decarboxylase family protein, whose amino-acid sequence is MKKTTSETRKYRTDMNDKILNSGFRDYNKFFALDNKAYIDGALPAKTKELMGLVASMVLRCNDCIFYHIDRSIQEGATRQELMESFNIALIVGGSIVIPHLRYAFEMMDEIFEESKNE
- a CDS encoding amidohydrolase family protein; this translates as MNKKILIPKQIICVDADERILRDHYIEITDGVISAVEPRSKNNFDLFNGEIIYLDNLTVIPGFVQTHIHLCQSLFRGFADDIQLLDWLGKRIFPLENAHNKNSIKVSAQIGLNELQRGGTTTLLDMGSLRFEEFIFEELINSKQRAYAGNCLMDVNDIYPQFKSGTFDQLKMTGDLAKQFHNSQNGKIKFAFSPRFVLSCSNELMIESKQMMKDFPGSLYHTHSSENKNEIEEVRKRFGVENILHFNNLDLLDDHTVLAHCVHTNEQEIEKLKKTNTRIAHCPSANLKLASGIADIPKYLKEGISVSLGADGAACNNSLSAFTEMRLASLIQKPIHGADSMSAKTVFKLATIEGAKALHLEKEIGSIEVGKKADLVFLNLESPFHPLTDNDDDLYSSIVYSSGKEDVINVMIEGEWVVKDGASIQYDEYELYRKGKVEFEELVKRAKL
- a CDS encoding rhomboid family intramembrane serine protease, coding for MQNILRKKFLIPLIFPIVIWIVYLVSVLFNLSFVTLGVLPREISGLVGIFFSPLIHENFSHLFSNTLPLIVLGYGVFYFYPHAAYKVILLVYLLTGSLVWMFARTAYHIGASGIVYGFVAFIFFSGLFRRDNKSISLALVVIFLYGGLVWGIFPGQENISWESHAFGALSGIISAFIYRKIDPPKKYDWEDEEDKVDPRTLEVSYDPEKNKFDL